ACATTTGAGTTTCATATTTGTGTTTAATAGGTTTGTGTGAGAAATGTTATTTTCACATATTTCTAGTGAAATAGGGTTGTTTTAGATTTTTCTAGTGAAATGGGTTTATTTCACATATGAAATGTGAAATGTCAAAAATTAAATGTTTTTGAAATATATCGAAAATTGATCAAGTTTTAAAGTCTTGACGCCAGGAGTCCAAATATATGAAAAGTTTCAAAACGAGTCTATAGTTTAAAAGATATGGTTGATTTAAATTGTGTAAGAGGAAATAAAGTATATGGATTTGTTCCGCAGGTAGAGTAAGAGGAGAGACTTGCATGCATACCGTCCCTGACAGAAGTTGTAGTTTAGGGTCCATTATGCTGCCACTGATTTAACTTAAAATAAAGATACAAAAAATATACTCCCTTCATCTGAAAATACTTgttatcaaaatggataaaaagagatgtatctagaattaaaatacgtctacatacatccccTCTTATCcactttgatgacaagtatttccggatgaagGGAGTACTAGTGCTATGCATATAGGTGGGCCATACAGTTTCATGAATCTGAAAAAATGGATGGcttcagagcatctccaacagtcgcGCAATGCGCGACGCGCTAAAAATCAGAATACAGTGCTGGGTGAGCCAGCTTTTGCGTGCGGTggtgcgctggctccagcggccgccATAAAATAAAGCGCGCCCGCCAGCAGGCACGCTATATttcatttgtttttttcttttacGCCTACTATGTGAACTACGATTCGATACATATTTGATTCCGATAGTAAAAATATGGAGATAGTTCGTCACATAGCCTGCTTCTACGATACAAAATAAAACGAAAAACTACTACTACTCGTCATTCTCTGACTCGGACtctgcctcggtgatgtcctcctccgacgtctgagaTTTGGCGTTAAGGAACCGCTCGTCGCTGGAGTCCCAGGAGGACGCATCTCCTAGCGCGATGTTGTATTTAGCGACCGCCTTCCGCGTTCGCTTGTCcttgcgataggcggctcgctcctccctcctcttcgccctctccatcctcCTCTCAGCAAAGAACTGTTCCTCATTGATGATGTCTTGCGGGAAGCATTGgctccacagcgccatggcttcctcgtccatctcggccaggCTGAGACGGCGCTCCCGCCTTCGGTTcttgcgacgatcctcgtcggtgataagcctcgggaaaggcgccaactcctgtgcccgctcccgcgtcgccACGTCGGCGAAGTTCATGTCCCAACAGGaccgccggaggcgccacgccgcagtGGCGTATGCGCGGGCGCCATCCTGGCCGGTGTCGAAGGTTCCGAGGCTAAGGCGCACGCCGCCGCCCGTCCGAATCTCGGCGGAGTAGTTGCCGGACGGAcgcacgcggacgccgcggtagcccgaagctccccggcggcgaggcggcatggTGGCACGGTGGTGTCGTGTTGGCGGCAAGGAGAGAAAGCTGTAGAGGGAGCGATgagagagcggcagagggcgttgcaattttataggcgcgccggacgcggtgcgccaaatctagcgcgcgagctgccgccttttcccgcgcgcaagtttcccgccaccgctggagcgcgcgaaaacgTCTCACGCGTGCTAAAAAGCCAGTTTACCGCGCGCGTCTTTtgacgcggctgttggagatgctctcgtGTAGATGACCTAACCGCGCAAAATGAGTTTGCGCCTCCTCGGGTAACCGTCTCCATCTTGGACGTCTGAGTCAATTAAGCCACTCCACTTGTTCTCAAGAACACTTCAACAAGTTCGGACTTGCCTTCAGGAAATCGACAACGACCAGCCCACATTAGATAGCTCAACCATTTTTCGTCAGACGATGGCATTCGCTGCTCGTCTGAAAAATCGTCGCCAATCCATCTCGACGATACGCGGGGAGAATGGAGCAAATCACCCCTCGAGTTGCTCTTGCTCCCCAGACAAACTGCAGCCGGATGCCATGGAATCCAGAGCAACGAGCACCAAAGCTCGTCTCCTCTTGCTCCTGCTACTGGCATGCACATGCGGCGCCGTCTCTCCCTCAAGCGAAGCTGCTGAAGCCAAAGCGCTTCTGACATGGAAGTCCACTCTGACGTTCTCCGACGCAAACGCCTCCTCTCCGCTCTCGTCATGGTCGCCGGCCAGCTTCCCGTGCGGTTCTTGGTCCGGCGTCGCGTGCAACGCGGCCGGCCGTATCGCCGCGCTCACGGTTCCTGGGGCCGGGGTCGCAGGCACGCTCGACGCCTTGGATTTCTCCGCGTTGCCGGCGCTCGCAAGCCTCAACCTCAGCGGCAACCATCTCGCGGGCGCCATCCCCGCCAACGTCTCCCTCCTGGCCTCGCTTGCCTCGCTCGACCTTTCGAGCAACAACCTCACCGGCGGCATACCGGCGGCGCTCGGGACGCTGCGCGGCCCGCGAGCTCTTGTCCTCCGCAACAACCCGCTCGGTGGGCGGATCCCGGGGTCCCTCGCCAAGCTCGCCGCGCTGCGGCGGCTGGACCTGCAGGCCGTGCGGCTCGTGGGCACGATTCCGACGGAGTTGGGGCGCCTGAGAGCTCTCACCTTCTTGGACCTGTCCAGGAACAGCCTCTCCGGCGAGCTGCCACCGTCCTTCGCCGGGATGGCCAAGATGAGGGAGCTCTACCTGTCAAGAAACAACCTCTCGGGTGTTATTCCTCCTGACCTCTTCACTAGCTGGCCTGAGGTAACTCTGTTCTTCCTGCACTACAACTCGTTCACCGGAAGCATACCGCCGGAGATCGGCAAAGCAGGCAAGCTGCGGTTCTTGGCGCTTGAGGCCAACAACCTTACCGGCGTCATCCCGGCGGAGATCGGCAGCTTGACGGGCCTCCAGTTTCTGGATTTGGGGAGGAACTCGCTATCCGGACCGATCCCTGCTTCTATCGGAAACCTCAAGCTGCTTGTCGTCATGGCTCTGTCCTTCAACGGCCTCACTGGCTTGGTGCCCCCTGAAATTGGTAGTATGTCCTTACTACAAAACCTTGATCTCAACGGTAACCAGCTCGAGGGTGAGCTACCTGCAACTATTTCATCGCTCAAGGATCTGTACAGTCTTGACTTCAGTAACAACAAGTTCACTGGTACAATCCCAAGCATTGCCAGTAAGAAATTGCTCTCAGCTGCCTTTGCCAACAATAGTTTCTTGGGAAGCTTCCCTCGGACATTTTGCCAAATCGCATCATTGGCACTGTTGGATTTATCTAGCAACCAATTGTCAGGGGAGCTCCCTAACTGCCTGTGGGACTTGGAGGATCTATTGTTCCTAGATTTGTCAGGCAATGGTTTCTCCGGGAAGGTTCCGTCAGCTGGGTCCGCTAATTTATCATCGTTGGAATCATTGCATTTGGCAAATAACAGACTCACAGGTGGGTTCCCAACTATACTGAAGAAGTGTAAGCAGCTCATTGTCCTTGATATCGGTGGGAACCACTTTTCCAGCCAAATTCCATCATGGATAGGATCAAGTCTTCCTTTCCTGAGGATTCTCCGGCTGCGGTCGAACTCGTTTAGTGGTAGCATTCCCTTGCAACTGTCACAGCTCTCCCATCTCCAACTACTCGACCTAGCTGCCAACCAATTTCCAGGTCCCATACCGCAGGGTTTGCTTGCCAATTTAACATCCATGATGAAACCACAGACAGAATTCAACATGACTTCACTAATCCACCAGCAAATTTTACATCTAGATGCTCAGATGAATTTTGTAGACCGGATCGATGTGAACTGGAAGATGAGGAGCTACACATTCCTAGGGACGATTGCACTTATGATAGGTATCGATTTATCAGGCAATTCGCTCTCTGGTGAGATTCCAACCGAGCTAGCAAATCTCCAGGGCCTCCGGTTTCTGAATCTGTCAAGGAACCATTTGTCAGGCCACATCCCTGAAAACATTGGTGATCTCAAACTTCTGGAATCCCTTGACTGCTCATGGAATGAATTATCTGGTGCAATTCCTTCGAGCATCTCGAAACTGCCGTCTCTTAGTTCCCTCAATCTCTCCAATAATAATCTCTCTGGCGAGATACCAACTGGGAATCAGCTACAAACACTGGACGACCCTTCCATTtacaacaacaattctgggctttGCGGATATCCATTGGTCGCATGCTCCAAAGGTTCTTCGGCTACTGTGGAAACACGGGACACAGAACTTGAAACCGTGTATTTCTACTACTCTATAATTGCTGGACTCGTCCTTGGATTTTGGTTGTGGTTGGGGTCTCTAGTTTTCTTCAAGACGTGGAGGACTTATGTTTTCTGTTGTGTAGATCGCCTGCTTCAAGATAAGGTTATGAAAAGACGCAGAGCGTTTCGTTAATGTGTGTCTATATATCGTTATGTAGCCTTTGTACTTGAGTGTAGGATATGTATAGGATTCTACGTATATTTTTCTTTACTCTTTGTATCATATATAGGATCTGTATTCCTTAAAAATATATATGTTGTTGCATACTATCTCCATCTAGATTTATTGGCCCCTtcatattttgtgtcaaattttgaccgtAGATTGACTAACAAATGTATAAGTACGCCATAAAACTTATATTGTTCTTTATCAAAAAATATGgtgggaaatgtagtagaaaaaAAATCCACGTCTAGGTCGGAGCCATGGTGCAATCGCTTTAAGTCCAAAGGGAGTAAGACCGTTCTTATTCATCCCTCTCTATTTAGTCTTCCCATGTATATGATGGGGTTATATATCTTGCCGGAAGGGGTACATAGCTCTTTTGACAAAGacctctctcattttttttggaaAGCGACGGATGGCCGACAAAAATATCTTATGGTCATGTGGGCCGATGTGTGCATGCCAAAAGACTTGGGCGAGATTGGCATTCTTGCGTCTCGTCGCATGAATGTAGCCCTTATGCTTAGATGTGTCTGACAGATACAACGTGGGGAGGGAAGGGTCTATGGTTGCAGCTGGTCTAGGGTAAGTATCTGTAGGGCGACACCTTCTTGCTTGTGAGCGCAGGGAAGGGTTTTGATTCTGAAAATTCATCCAGCAGATCAAACATGAGCTGCACTAGAATTTCTGGCTTGGCCCGTGGGTTGGAGGCGCTTCACTGTGTACGAAGTTCCCCAATGTGTTCGCTATGTGCTCGAATCCTCAATGCCATTAGTTTCCACGGCGCCCAAAGTGGCCAGTAGAACATCTTGTTCCTACGGACATTTGGGCCCATGGAGTCCATTGAGTGGGCCAACTTGTGGGCCGCCCTCCCGTCGGTGCTCGCAGATTATCCAGACACCTTGTCTTGGCGTTTGACCCCCTCCGGTATCTTCTCGGTTGGCTCGGCATACCACGCCTTATGCTAATGGTTGCCCCTGTTGTGGACTTTTCCACTATGGAAAGCGCCCATACCATTGAAGATCAAGATTTGTGTTTGGCAATTGCTACGGGATCACCTCCCATCTGGGACGGAGCTGCTCAAGCGGCACGACCTTGGTGATGGGTTGTGCCCCTTTTATGGTGTTGACGGGGACGCACATCTTTTGTTGCATTACGGTGATATTCCTGTGGAGCTTTGTCTGTGAGGCTCTAGGGTCTGATTGGGAGGCCCTAGACCTCCTATAAACTCGTACCAACTAGACTGGGAGGAGACGCCTCTTCTAGCTATGTTCGCGGCGCTAGCTTGGAATTTGTGGATGACGTGTAACAAGATGGTGATTGACCGGATCTTCCTTAGACGATCTGACTCTATCTTTAAATTCCTTGCATTTTTGCAGCATTCGCACCCGGTCTCTAGACAGTGGGATCGTGACCGGTTTGGATTCATCGTGGATACGTTGACTGCTATTGCACGCCGTCTTGCTTCGTCGTAGATCTGCTAAGCTTCCGGCCACTtggtcttttttcttttttctttttcgagAGTACGTCTAAGtgtaccatagctttatagaaggcagaatTCAAGTATCAAAACACTGTCACTCACTTGGTGgtctttttttcatctttctttttagcTTTTTATGGGCATGTTTGAGTTGTTGTCCCAGCAGAGTACTCGATTTTCAGTGTGGTACTTGAACTTGTTGCATAGACATGTCGGTTGTTTTATTCATAATAAAGCGGGGCGAAAACCTGTTTTGAGAGTTGTTGTCGGTTCATCATGTGCAAAGCCATGGTCCCACGGATTTTTATAAATATTCTCTTCCTGTGTTCTTTTAGGGAATTGGTGGTGCAAATTTCACTGCACACTGGCAAGTATACGTGTCCAAAGAGAATACTGCATACAAGTCGGAGTCGCATGAGTCGAAACAAAAAGAACTGCTAAGACAAAGAAAGATGACGATTGATGATGGTTGTTGAACCGTCTCCCTCTTGGACGGCTGGGTCAATTAAGCCCTGCTTCACCCGTTCTCAGCGGTAAATTTGGACTTCCCAAACAAAATCGACAGCGACCAGACCGCATACACACCACATGCATACACAGCCCCAACAATTTTCCAGCAGAACCGCTGCCGGTCCATCTCAGTTCTCAAATCGCTCTCTGTTAATCATCGCGTGTTTTGACTTTTCCAAAACGTAATTTGCTTGGTTCTAAAGTTATCCAGAAGGTATCGCCTATCGGTCCATCACCTAGACCAAAATCGTAGTATGAAATTTCTGAATTCTCTCACTTTTTCGTTTGTCTGTTGTGTTTTATGTGCATTCCAtgactttttcctctcttttttaccTGCTGTTAGACGTTGATTAAATCTCGTCACTGTGAAGAGCACATGGGAGAAaaagatgtgagttttagttgattTCGGCTGACATGGTGTTGTTGGAGTTGAAGACTGCACTTCTATGACAAAACTACCATTCATCTGCTTGCTAACTTACATCTTACAAACAAGATTCTATGATCGGAACACTTTCAGTAGTACTCAAGAAGATCATCCTACCATAAACAATGGGAAAAAATGTTAAGATGATCCTTCACACCCTGCTGTTAATCACCTTGCCTGCACCCCACTAACCGACAGCTGATTCGTCGAGAACGGCGACTTGTCGGAGTTCGACATCAGAGACATTGATGACCCCGAGCTTTCGCTCTTCGCGTTCGACCCTTTTACGTTGATGAACGGAGGCTCGGTAGGCTTGGGCAGCACCCTATCCCCACTTCCCAGCATCTCCACCACCTTCCACATCGGCGG
This DNA window, taken from Triticum aestivum cultivar Chinese Spring chromosome 1D, IWGSC CS RefSeq v2.1, whole genome shotgun sequence, encodes the following:
- the LOC123180300 gene encoding receptor-like protein 46 encodes the protein MAFAARLKNRRQSISTIRGENGANHPSSCSCSPDKLQPDAMESRATSTKARLLLLLLLACTCGAVSPSSEAAEAKALLTWKSTLTFSDANASSPLSSWSPASFPCGSWSGVACNAAGRIAALTVPGAGVAGTLDALDFSALPALASLNLSGNHLAGAIPANVSLLASLASLDLSSNNLTGGIPAALGTLRGPRALVLRNNPLGGRIPGSLAKLAALRRLDLQAVRLVGTIPTELGRLRALTFLDLSRNSLSGELPPSFAGMAKMRELYLSRNNLSGVIPPDLFTSWPEVTLFFLHYNSFTGSIPPEIGKAGKLRFLALEANNLTGVIPAEIGSLTGLQFLDLGRNSLSGPIPASIGNLKLLVVMALSFNGLTGLVPPEIGSMSLLQNLDLNGNQLEGELPATISSLKDLYSLDFSNNKFTGTIPSIASKKLLSAAFANNSFLGSFPRTFCQIASLALLDLSSNQLSGELPNCLWDLEDLLFLDLSGNGFSGKVPSAGSANLSSLESLHLANNRLTGGFPTILKKCKQLIVLDIGGNHFSSQIPSWIGSSLPFLRILRLRSNSFSGSIPLQLSQLSHLQLLDLAANQFPGPIPQGLLANLTSMMKPQTEFNMTSLIHQQILHLDAQMNFVDRIDVNWKMRSYTFLGTIALMIGIDLSGNSLSGEIPTELANLQGLRFLNLSRNHLSGHIPENIGDLKLLESLDCSWNELSGAIPSSISKLPSLSSLNLSNNNLSGEIPTGNQLQTLDDPSIYNNNSGLCGYPLVACSKGSSATVETRDTELETVYFYYSIIAGLVLGFWLWLGSLVFFKTWRTYVFCCVDRLLQDKIQRGEGRVYGCSWSRHSHPVSRQWDRDRFGFIVDTLTAIARRLASS